The Pongo abelii isolate AG06213 chromosome 20, NHGRI_mPonAbe1-v2.0_pri, whole genome shotgun sequence genome window below encodes:
- the CIC gene encoding protein capicua homolog isoform X2, with translation MPGLPEGQREGGGGWREAHITAQSPPFLWTKMKPMKKACTGLSGPGSGSKSPPATRAKALRRRGAGEGDKPEEEDDEAQQPQPQPGPEEAEEGEEEEVERGPGAEGPPLELHPGDPAPGPAEDPKGDGEAGRWEPSLSRKTATFKSRAPKKKYVEEHGAGSSGVGGAPEERVRTPEEASGLAVPPRPPTSTRSSSTDTASEHSADLEDEPAEACGPGPWPPGSTSGSYDLRQLRSQRVLARRGDGLFLPAVVRQVRRSQDLGVQFPGDRALTFYEGVPGAGVDVVLDATPPPGALVVGTAVCTCVEPGVAAYREGVVVEVATKPAAYKVRLSPGPSSQPGPPGSLPQPPQPLHREPEEAVWVARSSLRLLRPPWEPETMLRKPPTGPEEEQAEPGATLPPCPAALDPKQPEDAEVSKISFGGNLGTHCEEGEEKHPPALGTPALLPLPPPQLLSPPPKSPAFVGPGRPGEQPSPCQEGSQGGSRSSSVASLEKGTAPAARARTPLTAAQQKYKKGDVVCTPSGIRKKFNGKQWRRLCSRDGCMKESQRRGYCSRHLSMRTKEMEGLADSGPGGAGRPAAVAAREGSTEFDWGDETSRDSEASSVAARGDSRPRLVAPADLSRFEFDECEAAVMLVSLGSSRSGTPSFSPVSTQSPFSPAPSPSPSPLFGFRPANFSPINASPVIQRTAVRSRHLSASTPKAGVLTPPDLGPHPPPPAPRERHSSGILPTFQTNLTFTVPISPGRRKTELLPHPGALGAPGSGGGGAAPDFPKSDSLDSGVDSVSHTPTPSTPAGFRAVSPAVPFSRSRQPSPLLLLPPPAGLTSDPGPSVRRVPAVQRDSPVIVRNPDVPLPSKFPGEVGTAGEVRAGGPGRGCRETPVPPGVASGKPGLPPPLPAPVPITVPPAAPTAVAQPMPTFGLASSPFQPVAFHPSPAALLPVLVPSSYTSHPAPKKEVIMGRPGTVWTNVEPRSVAVFPWHSLVPFLAPSQPDPSVQPSEAQQPASHPVASNQSKEPAESAAVAHERPPGGTGSADPGRPPGATCPESPGPGPPHPLGVVEPGKGPPPTTEEEAPGPPGEPRLDSETESDHDDAFLSIMSPEIQLPLPPGKRRTQSLSALPKERDSSSEKDGRSPNKREKDHIRRPMNAFMIFSKRHRALVHQRHPNQDNRTVSKILGEWWYALGPKEKQKYHDLAFQVKEAHFKAHPDWKWCNKDRKKSSSEAKPTSLGLAGGHKETRERSMSETGTAAAPGVSSELLSVAAQTLLSSDTKAPGSSSCGAERLHTVGGPGSARPRAFSHSGVHSLDGGEVDSQALQELTQMVSGPASYSGPKPSTQYGAPGPFAAPGEGGALAATGRPPLLPTRASRSQRAASEDMTSDEERMVICEEEGDDDVIADDGFGTTDIDLKCKERVTDSESGDSSGEDPEGNKGFGRKVFSPVIRSSFTHCRPPLDPEPPGPPDPPLAFGKGYGSAPSSSASSPASSSASAATSFSLGSGTFKAQESGQGSTAGPLRPPPPGAGGPATPSKATRFLPTDPATFRRKRPESVGGLEPPGPSVIAAPPSGGGNILQTLVLPPNKEEQEGGGARVPSAPAPSLAYGAPAAPLSRPAATMVTNVVRPVSSTPVPIASKPFPTSGRAEASPNDTAGARTEMGAGSRVPGGSPLGVSLVYSDKKSAAATSPAPHLVAGPLLGTVGKAPATVTNLLVGTPGYGAPAPPAVQFIAQGAPGGGTTAGSGTGAGSGPNGPVPLGILQPGALGKAGGITQVQYILPTLPQQLQVAPAPAPAPGTKAGAPSGPAPTTSIRFTLPPGTSTNGKVLAATAPTPGIPILQSVPSAPPPKAQSVSPVQAPPPGGSAQLLPGKVLVPLAAPSMSVRGGGAGQPLPLVSPPFSVPVQNGAQPPSKIIQLTPVPVSTPSGLVPPLSPATLPGPTSQPQKVLLPSSTRITYVQSAGGHALPLGTSPASSQAGTVTSYGPTSSVALGFTSLGPSGPAFVQPLLSAGQAPLLAPGQVGVSPVPSPQLPPACAAPGGPVITAFYSGSPAPTSSASLAQPSQAPPSLVYTVATSTTPPAATILPKGPPAPATATPAPTSPFPSATGSMTYSLVAPKAQRPSPKAPQKVKAAIASIPVGSFEAGASGRPGPAPRQPLEPGPVREPTAPESELEGQPTPPAPPPLPETWTPTARSSPPLPPPAEERTSAKGPETMASKFPSSSSDWRVPGQGLENRGEPPTPPSPAPAPAVAPGGSSESSSGRAAGDTPERKEAAGTGKKVKVRPPPLKKTFDSVDNRVLSEVDFEERFAELPEFRPEEVLPSPTLQSLATSPRAILGSYRKKRKNSTDLDSAPEDPTSPKRKMRRRSSCSSEPNTPKSAKCEGDIFTFDRTGTEAEDVLGELEYDKVPYSSLRRTLDQRRALVMQLFQDHGFFPSAQATAAFQARYADIFPSKVCLQLKIREVRQKIMQAATPTEQPPGAEAPLPVPPPTGTAAAPAPTPSPAGGPDPTSPSSDSGTAQAAPPLPPPPESGPGQPGWEGAPQPSPPPAGPSTAATGR, from the exons ATGCCAGGCCTCCcagaggggcagagggagggtgGGGGGGGCTGGAGAGAGGCTCATATCACAGCTCAGTCACCACCCTTTTT GTGGACAAAAATGAAGCCAATGAAGAAGGCATGCACTGGCCTTTCAGGTCCTGGCAGTGGCAGCAAGTCCCCCCCAGCCACCAGGGCCAAGGCTCTGAGGCGGCgaggggctggggagggtgaCAAACCAGAGGAGGAGGACGACGAGGCACAGCAGCCGCAACCACAGCCCGGGCCcgaagaggctgaggaaggggaggaggaggaggttgagCGGGGCCCTGGGGCTGAAGGTCCTCCACTGGAGCTGCACCCTGGCGACCCGGCTCCAGGCCCAGCAGAAGACCCCAAAGGGGATGGGGAGGCAGGCCGCTGGGAGCCCTCACTCAGCCGCAAGACAGCCACTTTCAAGTCTCGAGCGCCCAAGAAGAAGTATGTGGAGGAGCACGGAGCTGGCAGCAGTGGGGTGGGTGGGGCCCCTGAAGAGCGGGTGCGGACCCCTGAGGAGGCCAGTGGCCTGGCGGTGCCTCCACGGCCACCCACCTCCACTCGTTCCTCCTCCACTGACACAGCCAGCGAGCACTCGGCGGACCTGGAGGATGAGCCGGCTGAGGCTTGTGGTCCAGGCCCCTGGCCCCCTGGCAGCACCAGTGGCAGCTATGACCTGCGGCAGCTGCGGTCCCAGCGGGTGCTGGCTCGGCGTGGTGACGGCCTCTTCCTGCCAGCTGTGGTGCGCCAGGTGCGCCGAAGCCAGGACCTGGGCGTGCAGTTCCCTGGTGACCGAGCCCTGACTTTCTATGAGGGGGTGCCAGGCGCTGGTGTGGATGTAGTTTTGGATGCTACACCCCCACCAGGTGCCCTGGTGGTGGGCACAGCTGTCTGTACCTGTGTGGAGCCCGGTGTGGCTGCCTACCGGGAaggtgtggtggtggaggtggcaaCCAAGCCAGCTGCCTACAAGGTCCGTCTCAGCCCCGGCCCCAGCTCCCAGCCAGGCCCACCAGGCAGCCTCCCGCAGCCCCCACAGCCACTGCACCGTGAGCCAGAGGAGGCCGTGTGGGTGGCCCGCTCCAGCCTACGCCTGCTGCGCCCACCCTGGGAACCTGAGACCATGCTGAGGAAGCCCCCTACAGGCCCTGAGGAAGAGCAGGCGGAGCCTGGGGCCACACTGCCACCCTGCCCTGCTGCCCTGGACCCCAAACAGCCCGAGGACGCTGAGGTCTCTAAGATCAGCTTTGGTGGCAACCTGGGTACTCACTGTGAGGAGGGCGAGGAGAAGCACCCTCCAGCCCTGGGTACCCCAGCCCTgctcccactgcccccaccccagctcctgTCGCCGCCACCCAAGTCTCCAGCCTTTGTGGGCCCCGGCCGCCCTGGCGAGCAGCCCTCGCCCTGCCAGGAGGGGAGCCAGGGCGGCAGCCGCAGCAGCAGCGTGGCCTCCCTGGAAAAGGGGACAGCACCGGCAGCCCGGGCCCGCACGCCACTGACAGCCGCCCAGCAGAAGTACAAGAAGGGCGATGTGGTCTGCACACCCAGCGGAATACGAAAGAAGTTCAACGGCAAGCAGTGGCGCCGGCTGTGCTCACGAGATGGCTGCATGAAGGAGTCACAGCGGCGAGGCTACTGCTCACGCCACCTGTCCATGCGAACCAAAGAGATGGAGGGCCTGGCAGACAGTGGGCCTGGGGGGGCGGGCCGGCCCGCGGCCGTGGCAGCCCGTGAGGGCAGCACGGAGTTTGACTGGGGTGATGAGACGTCGAGGGACAGTGAGGCCAGCAGTGTGGCGGCTCGTGGAGACTCACGGCCACGCCTGGTGGCCCCTGCTGACTTGTCACGCTTTGAGTTCGACGAGTGTGAGGCGGCCGTGATGCTGGTGTCGCTGGGCAGCTCGCGCTCAGGCACGCCCTCCTTCTCACCTGTCTCCACTCAATCGCCCTTCTCGCCAGCCCCGTCACCCTCACCCTCGCCACTCTTCGGCTTCCGCCCTGCCAACTTCAGCCCTATCAACGCCTCGCCAGTCATCCAGCGCACTGCAGTCCGCAGTCGCCACCTGAGCGCCAGCACCCCTAAGGCAGGCGTGCTGACGCCACCAGAcctgggcccccacccaccgcCACCTGCTCCCCGAGAGCGCCACTCCTCTGGAATTCTACCCACCTTCCAGACCAACCTGACCTTCACCGTGCCCATCAGTCCCGGGCGACGGAAGACAGAGCTCTTGCCGCATCCAGGGGCCTTGGGGGCCCCTGGCTCAGGGGGTGGAGGAGCTGCCCCAGACTTTCCCAAGAGTGACAGCTTAGACTCTGGTGTGGACTCAGTGTCCCACACACCTACACCCTCCACGCCGGCTGGCTTCCGGGCCGTGTCCCCTGCTGTGCCCTTCTCTCGCTCCCGCCAGCCCTCACCATTGCTGCTGTTGCCCCCACCCGCCGGCCTGACCTCGGATCCAGGGCCCTCTGTGCGCAGGGTGCCTGCTGTGCAGCGGGACTCACCTGTTATTGTCCGCAACCCTgacgtgccactgccctccaaatTCCCTGGGGAGGTGGGCACTGCTGGTGAGGTGCGGGCTGGGGGACCTGGGCGGGGCTGCCGTGAGACCCCAGTGCCCCCTGGGGTGGCCAGTGGGAAACCTGGCCTGCCCCCACCTCTGCCAGCCCCCGTGCCCATCACTGTGCCTCCAGCTGCACCAACTGCCGTGGCCCAGCCGATGCCCACCTTTGGCCTGGCGTCTTCACCCTTTCAGCCTGTGGCCTTCCACCCCTCACCTGCTGCCCTGTTGCCCGTTTTGGTGCCCAGCAGCTATACCAGCCACCCTGCTCCCAAGAAGGAAGTCATCATGGGCCGGCCTGGAACAG TGTGGACTAATGTGGAACCTCGCTCTGTGGCTGTGTTCCCCTGGCACTCCTTAGTCCCCTTCCTGGCACCCAGCCAGCCTGACCCCTCCGTGCAGCCGAGCGAGGCGCAGCAACCTGCCAGCCACCCAGTGGCCTCCAACCAGAGCAAAG AACCTGCTGAGTCGGCAGCTGTTGCTCATGAACGGCCACCAGGTGGGACAGGGAGTGCTGACCCTGGGCGGCCCCCTGGAGCCACATGCCCTGAGAGCCCAGGACCCGGACCCCCACACCCTTTGGGGGTGGTGGAACCTGGTAAGGGTCCGCCTCCCACCACGGAGGAGGAGGCCCCCGGCCCCCCAGGAGAGCCCCGGCTGGACAGTGAGACAGAGAGTGACCATGATGATGC CTTCCTCTCCATCATGTCTCCTGAGATCCAGTTGCCTCTACCGCCCGGAAAACGTCGGACCCAGTCCCTCAGTGCCCTACCCAAGGAACGGGACTCATCTTCTGAGAAGGATGGACGCAGCCCCAACAAG CGGGAGAAGGACCACATCCGGCGGCCCATGAATGCCTTCATGATCTTCAGCAAGCGGCACCGGGCCCTGGTCCACCAGCGTCATCCCAACCAGGACAACCGGACCGTCAGCAAGATTCTGGGCGAGTGGTGGTACGCCCTGGGGCCCAAGGAGAAGCAGAAGTACCACGACCTGGCCTTCCAG GTGAAGGAGGCCCACTTCAAGGCCCACCCAGATTGGAAGTGGTGCAACAAGGACCGAAAGAAGTCCAGCTCAGAGGCCAAGCCCACGAGCCTGGGGCTGGCAGGAGGGCACAAGGAGACGCGGGAGCGGAGCATGTCGGAGACGGGCACTGCTGCTGCCCCTGGGG TGTCCTCTGAGCTCCTGTCCGTTGCAGCCCAgacactcctgagctcagacaccaAGGCTCCGGGGAGCAGCTCCTGTGGGGCAGAACGGCTACACACAGTTGGGGGACCTGGCTCAGCCCGGCCCCGAGCTTTCTCCCACAGTGGGGTACACAGCCTGGACGGCGGAGAAGTAGACAGTCAGGCGCTACAGGAACTGACTCAG ATGGTGTCTGGCCCTGCATCGTACTCTGGCCCAAAACCTTCTACCCAGTATGGAGCTCCAGGACCGTTTGCAGCCCCCGGTGAGGGAGGTGCCTTGGCGGCCACTGGGCGGCCCCCGCTGCTGCCCACCCGAGCTTCTCGTTCTCAGCGTGCGGCCAGTGAGGACATGACGAGTGATGAGGAGCGCATGGTCATCTGTGAGGAGGAAGGGGATGATGATGTCATTG CTGACGATGGCTTCGGCACCACTGACATTGATCTCAAGTGCAAGGAGCGGGTGACCGACAGCGAGAGTGGGGACAGCTCTGGGGAGGACCCAGAGGGCAACAAG GGCTTTGGTCGGAAGGTGTTTTCACCTGTGATCCGTTCCTCCTTTACCCACTGCCGCCCCCCACTGGACCCTGAGCCCCCAGGGCCCCCGGATCCTCCTCTAGCCTTTGGCAAAGGCTATGGTTCTGCCCCATCCTCCTCTGCATCCTCGCctgcttcctcctcagcctcggcAGCCACCTCCTTCTCACTGGGCTCAGGAACCTTCAAGGCCCAGGAGTCTGGTCAGGGCAGCACAGCGGGCCCCCTACGGCCCCCACCCCCTGGGGCTGGGGGTCCAGCGACACCTTCCAAGGCAACCCGGTTCCTCCCAACGGATCCTGCCACCTTCCGGCGCAAGAGACCTGAAAGTGTGGGTGGCCTGGAGCCACCAGGCCCCTCAGTCATCGCGGCCCCTCCCAGCGGAGGAGGAAACATCCTGCAGACACTGGTGCTGCCCCCAAACAAGGAGGAGCAAGAGGGCGGCGGAGCCAGAGTGCCCTCCGCCCCCGCCCCATCACTGGCCTACGGGGCCCCAGCGGCTCCCCTGTCCCGTCCTGCTGCCACCATGGTCACCAACGTGGTGCGGCCTGTCAGCAGCACTCCTGTCCCCATCGCCTCTAAGCCCTTCCCCACCTCTGGCCGGGCTGAGGCGTCTCCAAATGACACAGCAGGTGCCAGGACTGAAATGGGCGCTGGGTCTCGGGTGCCTGGAGGCTCCCCGCTGGGTGTCAGCTTAGTGTATTCGGACAAGAAGTCGGCAGCAGCCACCTCACCAGCCCCACACTTGGTGGCTGGACCCCTGCTGGGCACTGTGGGGAAGGCGCCTGCCACTGTCACTAATCTACTGGTGGGCACCCCGGGGTATGGGGCCCCTGCGCCCCCTGCTGTCCAGTTCATTGCCCAGGGGGCCCCTGGTGGTGGGACCACTGCGGGCTCAGGAACAGGTGCTGGGAGTGGCCCCAATGGGCCAGTACCCCTGGGCATCCTGCAACCAGGTGCCCTGGGCAAGGCTGGGGGAATCACCCAGGTACAGTACATCCTGCCCACGCTGCCCCAGCAGCTTCAGGTGGCACCTGCCCCAGCACCAGCCCCTGGGACCAAGGCAGGGGCTCCCAGCGGCCCTGCACCCACCACCAGCATCCGTTTCACCCTCCCACCGGGCACTTCTACCAACGGCAAAGTCCTGGCTGCCACTGCACCCACTCCTGGCATCCCCATCCTGCAGTCTGTACCCTCCGCCCCACCCCCCAAAG CCCAGTCAGTTTCTCCCGTGCAGGCCCCGCCCCCGGGTGGCTCAGCCCAGCTGCTGCCTGGGAAGGTCCTAGTGCCTCTGGCTGCCCCTAGCATGTCAGTGCGGGGTGGAGGGGCCGGCCAGCCGCTGCCACTGGTGAGCCCGCCCTTCTCAGTACCTGTGCAGAATGGTGCCCAGCCCCCCAGCAAG ATCATCCAGCTGACCCCGGTGCCTGTGAGCACACCCAGCGGCCTGGTGCCGCCCCTGAGCCCAGCCACACTCCCTGGACCCACCTCGCAGCCTCAGAAGGTCCTGCTGCCCTCTTCCACCAG AATCACCTATGTGCAGTCAGCGGGCGGGCACGCGCTGCCCCTGGGTACCAGCCCTGCGTCCAGCCAGGCTGGAACAGTCACCTCGTACGGGCCCACGAGCTCTGTAGCTCTAGGCTTCACCTCGCTGGGGCCCAGCGGCCCCGCCTTCGTGCAGCCCCTGCTCTCAG cAGGCCAAGCCCCACTGCTGGCTCCCGGTCAGGTGGGCGTGTCGCCTGTGCCCAGTCCCCAGCTGCCGCCTGCCTGTGCAGCCCCCGGAGGTCCTGTCATAACAGCATTTTACTCTGGCAGCCCTGCACCCACCTCCTCAGCATCCCTGGCCCAGCCATCTCAGGCCCCCCCAAGCCTGGTCTACACTGTGGCCACCAGCACAACCCCACCTGCAGCCACCATTCTGCCCAAGGGCCCGCCAGCCCCTGCCACTGCCACCCCAGCCCCGACTAGCCCTTTCCCCAGTGCCACAG GTTCCATGACCTACAGCTTAGTGGCCCCCAAGGCCCAGCGGCCCAGCCCGAAGGCCCCCCAGAAAGTGAAGGCAGCCATCGCCAGCATTCCCGTGGGGTCCTTTGAGGCAGGTGCCTCTGGGCGGCCTGGCCCTGCACCCCGGCAGCCTCTGGAGCCTGGCCCAGTCCGAGAGCCAACTGCCCCAGAGTCTGAGCTTGAAGGGCAGCCCACACCACCAGCCCCTCCACCCCTGCCAGAGACCTGGACTCCCACAGCCCGGAGCAgccccccactgcccccacctGCTGAGGAGCGGACCAGTGCCAAGGGTCCTGAGACCATG GCCAGCAAATTCCCCAGCTCATCTTCAGACTGGCGCGTCCCTGGGCAGGGCCTGGAGAATCGTGGGGAGCCTCCCACTCCTCCCAGCCCGGCCCCAGCTCCAGCCGTAGCCCCTGGTGGCAGCAGTGAGAGCAGCAGTGGGCGGGCAGCCGGGGACACCCCCGAGCGCAAGGAGGCGGCTGGTACTGGCAAGAAGGTGAAGGTGCGGCCCCCGCCCCTGAAGAAGACCTTTGACTCTGTGGACAA CAGGGTCCTGTCAGAAGTGGACTTCGAAGAGCGCTTTGCTGAGCTGCCTGAGTTTCGGCCTGAGGAGGTGCTGCCCTCCCCCACCCTGCAGTCTCTGGCCACCTCACCCCGGGCCATCCTGGGCTCTTACCGCAAGAAGAGGAAGAACTCCACGG ACCTGGATTCAGCACCCGAGGACCCCACCTCGCCCAAGCGCAAGATGAGAAGACGCTCCAGCTGCAGCTCGGAGCCCAACACCCCCAAGAGTGCCAAGTGCGAGGGGGACATCTTCACCTTTGACCGTACAG GTACAGAAGCCGAGGACGTGCTCGGGGAGCTAGAGTATGACAAGGTGCCATACTCCTCCCTGCGGCGCACCCTGGACCAGCGCCGGGCCCTGGTCATGCAGCTCTTCCAGGACCATGGCTTCTTTCCGTCAG CCCAGGCCACAGCCGCCTTCCAGGCCCGCTATGCAGACATCTTCCCCTCCAAGGTTTGTCTGCAGTTGAAGATCCGTGAGGTGCGCCAGAAGATCATGCAGGCTGCCACTCCCACGGAGCAGCCCCCTGGAGCTGAGGCTCCTCTCCCTGTACCGCCTCCCACTGGCACCGCTGCTGCCCctgcccccactcccagccccgCGGGGGGCCCTGACCCCACCTCACCCAGCTCGGACTCTGGCACTGCCCAGGCTGCCCCGCCACTGCCTCCACCCCCAGAGTCGGGGCCTGGACAGCCTGGCTGGGAGGGGGCTCCCCAGCCCTCCCCCCCACCCGCAGGTCCCTCCACAGCTGCCACAGGCAGGTGA